In Vibrio kanaloae, the genomic stretch TGCTGATAGCTTCAATATCGCCAGTGTCAGCTACAACAGTGGTTAGTTTACGAAGTTGCTCTAATTTATTGCTCATTTTGATCATCCTATGTATCGCAGAAGACCTCTTTAATGGGAGAGGTGCGGGCATTTGCAAGCTAACTAATGAAGTTTCTCAAGGTTGTACCAGTGAATTAAACTTACATTAATTTAAATTTTTCTCCGAACGAACATTTGCACGGAACATATGATCGCTCGATGAGTAAATGATGTAGCCATATTTATCTGATCCAGCGTCAAAGTCAACGGTAAATAGTGCTGTATGGTGACTTCAGTCAAATATATTTCGCTCTAGTAATTATGGGGTATGCAAGCAAACGTTTAACGGTCAAATTGAGCCTAACTAATCAATAGCCCAATCAAGGTTACCATGCTGATCAAATGTTCCTTGCTGTTACATATGTTCGGGGTGTAAGCTTGTTTATCGCTTACTGAACTCTCCTATATTAGGAAGTACAGCAGGTAAAATAATTGTTAAATATTGGTTGAGTGGTATATGAGTAACAATATCCAAGATGTTTCCGAAGAAAACACTGATCTCCTAACTGAAGTAGCGGTTGCCTATTACCAAGATGGGGCAACCCAAGAAGAGATATCTAAAAAATTTTCTATCTCTCGTGCAAAGGTTGGTCGAATGCTCAGACAAGCTCGAGATGAAGGTATTGTTGAAATCACCGTGAAATACCACCCCGTATTTAGCGCGAAAATCGAACAACGTTTGATAGAGCGTTTTGGTGTAAAGCGTGCGCTTGTAGCTTTAGATCAACCGAATGAAGATAAACAAAGACTGCAAGTAGCAGGCTTAGTATCCAACTATCTGACCAGTACCTTGAAAAACGGCATGGTGGTAACGGTTGGACAAGGTCGTAATGTGTCTTCAGTCGCTCACCATACTGGCGTAATCACGCCACGTGACTGTAAGTTTGTATGTGGTATCGGCGGTATTCACCCAAGAGGTGGTATGTTTAATGCCGACCATATATGTAGACAGTTAGCGAAAAAGTACGGCGGTTCATCAGAAACGCTATACGCGCCTGCTTATGCGGAGAATAAAGCGCAAAAAACAGCATTCATGGAAAACAGCACCGTTAAGCAAACACTCGATCTAGCCCGAAAGGCTGATGTTGCTTTAGTCGGTATCGGAGATATGAGCGAAAACAGCTACATGGTTGACTTAGGTTGGTTTACTGCGGGTGAGGTGGTTCAGTCGCGTTTACTACAGGGTGTGGTAGGGGACTTTGCTGGCTATGACTTTTTTGATGTATACGGTAAAGCGGCAAACACGGTAATGAGTGACCGAGTCATTGGCTTAGGCTTAGAAGAGTTTCGCCCAATAGCGGAAGTCATAGCCATCGCAGCCGAAAACAGTAAACCACTCGCTTTGTTAGGTGCACTAAGAACGGGCGTGGTAGACGTGATTGCGACCAGTGTAAGCAATGCTTTGACCGTACTTAACTTAGATGAACAGATGAAATAGGAGCAAATAACCTGTTTGTATTTTGTATTTATTTTCTGAAGTCATCAAAAAGTCTATTTAATTAATCTATGAGTAGAACGCTAATTTTTTAATGATGCTACTCATTTTTAATATAATTTATTTGGTCATAAAATATTTTTATAATCAAGTAAGGTATAACTAATATTTATAGGTTTAGTCAGAAATTTAATTGGTTAATATAATGGCCCATTGATAAAGTCACGTTTCATTTAATAACGAATCATCTATTTTAAAGATAATTCGACTAACGAGACTTTTATAATGAGGATTAAATTAATTTGTACACTTATTACGGTAGTCATTGCCGTTTGTTCTGTACAAGCGACTACTTTACCAGCGCCTACTTGGCATATGATGACCTTTATTGATGGCAGTACGAAAGAGCTGCGCTTGATGGGGTCACAACATATGTTTTGGTATCAAGACCATGATGGACACCTTTATGTTCAGGACCCAGATAATCAATGGTATTTTGCGAAATATGTAGTAAGTGATAATGGGGTAGGCAGGGTTATTTCAACGGGTGTACTGGCTTCGAGTGATGCTGAGATACCCATTGAATCAAACATCAAAAATTTGAAAATCGATCCAATACACATCAATGAATCTTTCGATTCGCCGGCTGCAAACCATAAAAGATTTACTCCAAGACAAAGTCAACGATCATCCATATACAGCACTTCAAATAAAAAGATCACCGAGCAGGCCTTATTGGTTGTACAAGTCAGTTTCTTAGACGAACAGATAGAAAATGATTTTCAGTCGACGATATTTGGTGAGAGCCAACAAAGTGTTCAAGATTACTTTCTTAAAAATAGTTATGGGAATTATAAAGTTGTTCCGGCCAAAGAAAACCAAGGAACAAAAAATGATGGTGTTATTGATGTCACTCTGGGTATAGATCATCCTAACTGTCATTCTAAGTCTGAAAGTAATTGCCAAAGTAAACTCAATAATGTGTTCACAAAGGCTTATGAAGCACTAGACGTTGACTTTAACCTTTCTCAATACGACTACAATAATGACGGTAGTATTGACCCGCAAGAACTGTCCGTCATGTTCGTCTTTGCGGGTAATGACAAATCAAGTGGTACACGCAAAACTCCTACGATTTGGCCGCATAAATTTGCCCACAGAACTGTCGAGATAGACGGGAAGCGCATTAGCGCGTACTGCCTCTTCGCAGATTATCAAGATGATCATCAGTCGACTATGGGGGTTATTGCACACGAGCTTGGACATCTGATGTTAGGCCTGCCAGATTTATATTCTTACAAGCATAATGGTTCAATTGGGCATTGGGGTCTAATGGGAGGTGGAAGTTGGGGGAGTAAACCGAGTGATCAGTATGCTGGAGAAACACCCGTTAATATGTTGGCGTGGAGTAAAGAGGCATCCGGATTTTTAAAGCCGAAAGTACTCTCCAATAACGGTAGTATCGAAATCGACACGATAAAGGGCGAAAGCGTTATTCACCTCGATCCTTACCTCAAGCAATTTGGGCCTCGTGCTTACATTGAAAATAGACGTAAAAATAACTACGACCAAGCGCTTCGTGGCGAAGGCTTGTTAATAACGGCAGTGAATATTGATAACCAATTCAACAGCTCCGGCCCAATGCAAGTGCAGGTATTCCAAGCTGATGGGCAGGGATCGCTTGAGAGTGGATTTTCGTCTGGGGATGATGGTGATGTCTTCCCGGGTAAAGAATCGGTCACCAATCTCTCAGATGACTCTGAACCTTCCTTAACGACGATTACTGCAGGAAGAAAGACGAATATATCGATAACCAATATTGTCAGCGATGCTACCAAAGCTAGTTTTTCTTTATTGGTACCTAATTCAAACAATAAATCGTCTTGGGTAACCTCATTCGGAAGAACTTACCCACGTTACAACGTGGATAGTAATGTTTTAGGTTTTTCTATTGATGTGGTTAACGGCCAACAAGACATAGCAGGGATTCATTTTTACGCGAAAGCAACTAGCATAGCGATGCCTATGTTTTATCGTTTGGTGGAATACCCATATCAGTCAAGATTCGGCAATGCAGTTATTGACGAGAACGCCGCTCGATTGTTACACCGAGGCGTTGCTCAGCAAGGTGGCGGACAAATCATTTTTGACGAGAAAATTAAGCTTGGTTTAGGCCCTAAGTTAATTGTCTTAGAGATTGAAAATGGTACTCCTGAATACTCAACACAGTTTTTAGATGCGTATTTAGGAGACGGACAAAGAAAAAGACAGTTTTCGGGGACCATGTCTGATTACAAAACTCGAGGTTTGAGCCGTGGGTTTGGTCAGAATTTCCCTTTTGCAGTACTTTTTGAACTGCCGACACAAGACAAACCTATTGTTGTTGACGATAAGATATCGACCGATGAAGACATCCCTTTTATGCTCAATCTGTTGGCGAATGATATCAATCTACCGAAGCCTAATAATTATGTTGTAGAACTAGGGAAGAAGCCGACTAAAGGGGTGATAAAAGATGGAACTTACTTTCCGCTGTCTGACCAGTTTGGTCCTGACAGTTTTACATACCGTTTGGTAGGTCGACTTGGGGACAAGACGGACTTTGCTCATGTCGAAGTTGATATTAATCCAGTGAATGATGCCCCGAAGTTTACTCTAGATCGGCTAGACGCAAAGTCTGAGTCTGGTGAAGCCGTAATATTCACAGTAACTAATATTATTGATGTCGATTCTTCGGAGCATCAAATCACTTGGTCTCAAGTTCAAGGTCCGAGGTTGCCGTTGAGTGATTCACAATCTAAATCCATCAAAGTCACAATCCCTAGTGATGCTGTAGAAGGAGAGCAATACAAGTTTGCTGTTCTAGTGCAAGATTCGTTAGGAGGTTACGCAAAGCAGTCTGTAGTGATAGATGTGCGAAAAAAGCAAGTATCATTATTGGGCACTAAATCGCTACAAGTACAATATGGCGATGAAATCGATCTGATTCCTAATATTAACGGAGAAGTCGACACATTAATTATTTTGGACTCTCCGCGTAACGGTATTGCAAGAATTGTCGATAATAAGGTTATTTATAATGCACCTTCTCCACGTAAGTTGGCCTTATATGACAGTATTAAATATAGGGTTTTATCTGCTGATGGCGGTGAGTGGATAGGCTCATTTGATATCGAAGTTTTACCGAATGTTTCGAATGAATCATCGGTACCATTAACTGAAAGTGGCTCGTCAGGAGGCAGTTCCTCACTACCTCTTATTTTTATATTGTTTTTGCTCCTTCGGTTACGCCAGAAACGATAGAATGAAGTGAAATGGAAGAGCTATATTTATAGCTCTTTTTTAT encodes the following:
- a CDS encoding M6 family metalloprotease domain-containing protein; translated protein: MRIKLICTLITVVIAVCSVQATTLPAPTWHMMTFIDGSTKELRLMGSQHMFWYQDHDGHLYVQDPDNQWYFAKYVVSDNGVGRVISTGVLASSDAEIPIESNIKNLKIDPIHINESFDSPAANHKRFTPRQSQRSSIYSTSNKKITEQALLVVQVSFLDEQIENDFQSTIFGESQQSVQDYFLKNSYGNYKVVPAKENQGTKNDGVIDVTLGIDHPNCHSKSESNCQSKLNNVFTKAYEALDVDFNLSQYDYNNDGSIDPQELSVMFVFAGNDKSSGTRKTPTIWPHKFAHRTVEIDGKRISAYCLFADYQDDHQSTMGVIAHELGHLMLGLPDLYSYKHNGSIGHWGLMGGGSWGSKPSDQYAGETPVNMLAWSKEASGFLKPKVLSNNGSIEIDTIKGESVIHLDPYLKQFGPRAYIENRRKNNYDQALRGEGLLITAVNIDNQFNSSGPMQVQVFQADGQGSLESGFSSGDDGDVFPGKESVTNLSDDSEPSLTTITAGRKTNISITNIVSDATKASFSLLVPNSNNKSSWVTSFGRTYPRYNVDSNVLGFSIDVVNGQQDIAGIHFYAKATSIAMPMFYRLVEYPYQSRFGNAVIDENAARLLHRGVAQQGGGQIIFDEKIKLGLGPKLIVLEIENGTPEYSTQFLDAYLGDGQRKRQFSGTMSDYKTRGLSRGFGQNFPFAVLFELPTQDKPIVVDDKISTDEDIPFMLNLLANDINLPKPNNYVVELGKKPTKGVIKDGTYFPLSDQFGPDSFTYRLVGRLGDKTDFAHVEVDINPVNDAPKFTLDRLDAKSESGEAVIFTVTNIIDVDSSEHQITWSQVQGPRLPLSDSQSKSIKVTIPSDAVEGEQYKFAVLVQDSLGGYAKQSVVIDVRKKQVSLLGTKSLQVQYGDEIDLIPNINGEVDTLIILDSPRNGIARIVDNKVIYNAPSPRKLALYDSIKYRVLSADGGEWIGSFDIEVLPNVSNESSVPLTESGSSGGSSSLPLIFILFLLLRLRQKR
- a CDS encoding sugar-binding transcriptional regulator, with the translated sequence MSNNIQDVSEENTDLLTEVAVAYYQDGATQEEISKKFSISRAKVGRMLRQARDEGIVEITVKYHPVFSAKIEQRLIERFGVKRALVALDQPNEDKQRLQVAGLVSNYLTSTLKNGMVVTVGQGRNVSSVAHHTGVITPRDCKFVCGIGGIHPRGGMFNADHICRQLAKKYGGSSETLYAPAYAENKAQKTAFMENSTVKQTLDLARKADVALVGIGDMSENSYMVDLGWFTAGEVVQSRLLQGVVGDFAGYDFFDVYGKAANTVMSDRVIGLGLEEFRPIAEVIAIAAENSKPLALLGALRTGVVDVIATSVSNALTVLNLDEQMK